In a genomic window of Ranitomeya imitator isolate aRanImi1 chromosome 5, aRanImi1.pri, whole genome shotgun sequence:
- the LOC138638927 gene encoding zinc finger protein 850-like isoform X2 → MPYSCPKCGKCFSQKSNFVNHVRIHKGKRPFSCSECGKCFIGKSDLVRHERIHTGEKPYLCPACGKSFTRKAYLVLHKTIHTGKKPYSCSVCQKGFTHKSSYIAHEKTHSGEKPYSCSECLKSYTHQSSLILHEKTHIGEKPYSCSECGKCFIDKSNLVRHERIHTGVKPYSCSECGKSFSVKVLLIRHKRIHTGERPFSCSECGKCFIDKSALSKHVKIHTGEKPYSCSECGKSFITKSHLTTHERIHTGEKPYLCSECGKCFIMKSDLVTHKTIHTGEKPYSCSVCQKCYTYKSSLISHEKTHTGEKSYSCSECGKCFIDKSSVAIHEKIHTGEKPFSCSECGKCFKRKSYLVRHKRIHTGKKPYSCSECLKSYKYQSSLISHEKTHIGEKPYSCLECGKCFIDKSNLFRHERIHTGEKPYSCSECGKCFSVKVLLLRHKRIHTGERPFSCSECGKCFIDKSVLSKHETIHTGEKPYSCSECGKCFLIKSDLVTHERIHTGEKPYSCSVCQKSYTYKSSLSSHEKTHTGEKPYSCSECGKCFVHKSTLYTHKSVHTGQKPYSCSECGKCYKKKENIIAHSLIHTGEKPYSCSECGKGFTMKSRLVAHERIHTKEKFYSCSVCQKSFTHKSSLITHEKIHTGPMPYLCLESGKCFNEKSSIVAHKIIHTGEKQYSCSKCLKVFKYKASLTAHERIHTGNAYTCSECGKFFMHRSSLITHVKTHTEEKLYSCSECGKCFNTEALLSDHQRDHTGDNPVTCSECGVCFLYESSLLRHKKIHVQSVENVSLNESFQMKHQRSYTVEKPYSCSGCGKCFISKDKLHSHQRSRTQGGSCSAVII, encoded by the coding sequence ATGCCATACTCGTgtccaaaatgtgggaaatgtttttcccaAAAATCTAACTTTGTTAATCATGTGAGAATTCACAAAGGAAaaaggccattttcatgttcagaatgtggaaaatgttttataggtaaatcagatcttgttagacatgagagaattcacacaggagagaagccgtatttaTGTCCAGCATGTGGAAAAAGTTTTACACGTAAAGCATATCTTGTTCTACATAAGACAATTCACACAGgaaagaagccatattcatgttcggtATGTCAGAAAGGTTTTACACATAAATCAAGTTATATTGCCCATGAGAAAACTCACtctggagagaagccatattcctgttcagaatgtCTGAAAAGTTATACACATCAATCAAGTCTTATTTTACATGAGAAAACTCACATAGGAGaaaagccttattcatgttcagaatgtggaaaatgtttcatagataaatcaaatcttgttagacatgagagaattcacacaggagtgaagccatattcatgctcagaatgtggaaaatctttTTCAGTCAAAGTTCTTCTTATTAGacataagagaattcacacaggagagaggcctttttcatgttcggaatgtggaaaatgttttatagaTAAATCAGCCCTGAGTAAACATGTTAAaattcacacaggcgagaagccgtattcatgttcagagtgtggaaaATCTTTTATTACAAAATCACATCTTACTACACATGAGAGAatccacacaggtgagaagccatatttatgttcagaatgtggaaaatgttttattatgaaatcagatcttgttacacATAAgacaattcacacaggagagaagccgtattcatgttcagtatGTCAGAAATGTTATACATATAAATCGAGTCTTATTTCACATgagaaaactcacacaggagaaaagtcgtattcatgctcagaatgtggaaaatgttttatagaTAAATCAAGTGTTGCTATACATGAGAAAATTCACACCggagaaaagcctttttcatgttcagaatgtggaaaatgttttaaacgtaaatcatatcttgttagacataagagaattcatacaggaaagaagccgtattcatgttcagaatgtctgAAAAGTTATAAATATCAATCAAGTCTTATTTCACATGAGAAAACTCACATAGGAGAAAAGCcttattcatgtttagaatgtggaaaatgttttatagaTAAATCAAATCTTTttagacatgagagaattcacacaggagagaagccatattcatgctcagaatgtggaaaatgtttttcagTCAAAGTTTTACTTCTTAGacataagagaattcacacaggagagaggcctttttcatgttcggaatgtggaaagTGTTTTATAGATAAATCAGTCCTGAGTAAACATGAGAcaattcacacaggtgagaagccatattcatgttcagaatgtggaaaatgttttcttataaaatcagatcttgttacacatgagagaattcatacaggagagaagccatattcatgttcagtatGTCAGAAAAGTTATACATATAAATCAAGTCTTTCTTCACATgagaaaactcacacaggagaaaagccttattcatgttcagaatgtgggaaatgttttgtacatAAATCAACTCTTTATACACATAAGAGTGTTCACACAGgacagaagccgtattcatgttcagaatgtgggaaatgttataagaaaaaagaaaatattatTGCGCATAGcttaattcacacaggggagaagccgtattcatgttcagaatgtgggaaaggttttactATGAAATCACGTCTTGTTGCACATGAGCGAATTCACACAAAAGAGAAGTTTTATTCATGTTCAGTATGTCAGAAAAGTTTTACACATAAATCAAGTCTTATTACGcatgagaaaattcacacaggaccGATGCCTTATTTATGTTTAGAatctgggaaatgttttaacgaaaAATCGTCTATTGTTGCGCATaagataattcacacaggagagaagcagtATTCATGTTCAAAATGTCTAAAAGTTTTTAAGTATAAAGCAAGTCTTActgcacatgagagaattcacacaggaaatgcatatacttgttcagaatgtggaaaattctTTATGCATAGATCAAGTCTTATTACTCATGTGAAAACGCACACAGAAGAAAAGCtgtattcatgctcagaatgtgggaaatgctttaataCTGAAGCCCTGCTAAGTGATCATCAAAGAGATCACACTGGAGACAATCCAGTTACATGTAGTGAATGTGGGGTCTGTTTTTTGTATGAATCAAGTCTTCTCAGACATAAGAaaattcatgttcagagtgtggaaaATGTTTCTTTAAATGAATCCTTTCAGATGAAACATCAGCGAAGTTACACAGTAGAGAAGCCATACTCATGCTCCGGATGTGGAAAATGCTTTATTAGCAAAGACAAACTTCATAGTCATCAGAGAAGTCGCACACAGGGGGGAAGCTGTTCTGCTGTAATAATATGA